A genome region from Bufo gargarizans isolate SCDJY-AF-19 chromosome 2, ASM1485885v1, whole genome shotgun sequence includes the following:
- the LOC122927912 gene encoding transcriptional regulator QRICH1-like, whose product MSHSLENSIPYEDYLRMKAQTIPPHRMKDFLDSLNGKGAEEMQQFVHSPISVYQQRNHYFYMDNSDVAGSLLELARPITSPLQHSISPGVPLDQHHVQLRQGHGIDVQAGQPNKTLQQQVDGQSVSDGQNASHVGTSASQDRRACSSGLSQPVKKRKFDLPIEDSYTISHTSLQNTPAAVVALPLQSQQQAYIPLRQELLTVDSSQLYGLVPASTSPSGQLPNVESWAIFSAHATCPESQTLVNTSVPQDSCGIVQMGEIPMPISSVKLEESKESFDVKKNISDKTMHAAGTSGFSMPLLNMNGNIQIPLSLQTSGRVYQSSKYWDQQMQTQSVQCPPSEPQLRLHNNTDFHCILKPEEGALFWKTWAQIKNAETLKEAENKPSWLGKRRPLIFKEDVLSVPIAELNYGLCLITKEAKRHDGCPYDADMMYYLLLCVQKHMFDNNRIDNIFADLYYSKFLEKLHEVLKGYCPRINPFGYVISSCISEEMLWDCKQLGAHSPTTLLFTLMYFNTKYFVLKTVEQHSQLAFSKITKQTRKNPGIGKDKNCTIRFLRLYGQVQSGLKVAEETYVEQLENPDNPLQCPIKLYDFYRFKCPQGARGPTDAFYLVPEPVVAPNSPIWYSGQPVNEDVMEQMLTRILLVKEVQEAHASSRISAY is encoded by the exons ATGAGCCATTCCTTGGAAAACTCCATTCCATATGAAGACTATCTGAGAATGAAAGCGCAGACTATTCCTCCCCACCGCATGAAAGACTTCTTGGACTCGCTGAATGGCAAGGGAGCAGAAGAAATGCAGCAGTTTGTTCATTCTCCAATTTCTGTATATCAGCAAAGAAACCATTACTTTTACATGGACAATTCTGATGTGGCTGGTTCTTTACTGGAGCTAGCTAGGCCCATCACTTCTCCTCTGCAACACTCTATTAGCCCCGGAGTTCCTCTTGACCAGCATCATGTCCAATTGCGACAGGGCCACGGTATTGATGTTCAAGCAGGGCAACCAAATAAGACTCTCCAGCAGCAGGTTGATGGACAGTCTGTTTCCGATGGCCAGAACGCTAGCCATGTTGGTACATCTGCTTCTCAAGATCGAAGAGCTTGCTCTTCAGGATTATCTCAGCCTGTTAAAAagagaaaatttgatttgcccatTGAGGACAGCTACACTATTAGCCATACATCTTTACAAAACACTCCTGCGGCAGTCGTAGCATTGCCTTTGCAAAGTCAGCAACAGGCTTACATTCCTCTACGGCAGGAGCTGCTCACTGTGGATAGTAGCCAATTGTATGGACTTGTACCTGCTAGTACTTCACCATCTGGACAGTTGCCTAATGTAGAATCTTGGGCCATATTCTCTGCCCATGCTACCTGCCCTGAATCTCAGACTTTAGTAAACACTTCTGTACCTCAGGACAGTTGTGGAATAGTTCAAATGGGGGAGATTCCAATGCCCATTAGTAGTGTAAAACTAGAAGAGAGCAAAGAGAGCTTTGATGTGAAAAAGAACATCTCAGATAAAACAATGCATGCCGCTGGTACGTCTGGGTTTTCCATGCCATTGTTAAACATGAACGGTAACATTCAAATTCCCCTTTCATTACAAACAAGTGGACGTGTGTACCAGTCTTCAAAATACTGGGATCAACAAATGCAG ACTCAAAGTGTTCAGTGTCCGCCATCTGAGCCACAACTGCGGTTACATAATAATACCGATTTTCATTGCATCCTTAAGCCAGAAGAAGGAGCTTTGTTTTGGAAGACTTGGGCACAGATTAAGAATGCAGAGACTCTGAAAGAAGCTGAAAACAAACCGTCGTGGTTAGGAA AAAGAAGACCTTTAATTTTTAAAGAAGATGTGCTCTCGGTGCCAATTGCAGAATTAAATTATGGATTATGTTTAATAACCAAAGAAGCCAAGAGGCATGATGGCTGTCCATATGATGCAGATATGATGTATTATTTGCTCCTTTGTGTACAGAAG CATATGTTTGACAACAACAGGATTGATAACATTTTTGCTGACCTTTACTATTCAAAATTTCTGGAAAAACTTCATGAAGTGCTTAAGGGATATTGTCCAAGAATTAATCCATTTG GTTATGTCATATCCAGCTGCATCTCCGAAGAAATGTTGTGGGACTGCAAGCAACTTGGTGCTCATTCTCCCACCACTCTGCTTTTTACGCTAATGTATTTCAATACCAA GTATTTTGTTTTGAAAACTGTAGAGCAGCATTCACAGTTGGCTTTTTCCAAGATTACAAAACAGACACGGAAAAACCCAGGAATAGGAAAAGACAAAAACTGCACAATCCGCTTCTTGCGTCTTTATGGACAAGTTCAGAGTGGCTTGAAAG TTGCAGAAGAAACCTACGTAGAACAACTTGAGAATCCAGATAACCCACTACAGTGTCCCATAAAACTGTATGACTTCTATCGCTTTAAATG